In one window of Paenibacillus sp. DNA:
- the hslU gene encoding ATP-dependent protease ATPase subunit HslU, with the protein MSTSNEAFTPRQIVAELDKYIVGQKKAKRSMAVALRNRYRRSLLDESIRDEVVPKNLLMIGPTGVGKTEIARRLAKLVNAPFVKVEATKFTEIGYVGRDVESMVRDLVETAIRMVKAERTEKVKDRAEALANERIVNILVPSPQREKPMKNPLEMIFGGAQQPAQPAQEHDPTLHERRETVRRKLADGALENEMIEIEIEENAPNMLDMLAGQGGNEQMGMNMQEMFGSFLPKRTKKRKLPVKEARKVLTQEEAQKLIDMDDVTQESIRRAEQSGIIFIDEIDKIASSSRGTGPDVSREGVQRDILPIVEGSTVMTKYGPVKTDYVLFIAAGAFHVAKPSDLIPELQGRFPIRVELNSLTQSDFELILKEPKNALTKQYTALLQTEGIEVEFSPEAISEIARIAAEVNQNTENIGARRLHTILEKLLEDLSFEAPDINLEQIVITPEYVREKLGEVAKNRDLSQYIL; encoded by the coding sequence ATGTCCACATCGAACGAGGCGTTCACGCCAAGACAAATCGTAGCGGAACTCGATAAGTACATCGTCGGTCAAAAGAAAGCGAAGCGGTCGATGGCGGTCGCCCTGCGCAACCGGTACCGCCGGAGCCTGCTCGACGAGAGCATCCGCGACGAAGTGGTGCCGAAAAACTTGCTGATGATCGGGCCGACGGGCGTCGGCAAAACGGAAATCGCGCGGCGTCTCGCGAAGCTCGTGAACGCGCCGTTCGTCAAAGTCGAGGCGACGAAATTTACCGAAATCGGATATGTCGGACGCGACGTCGAATCGATGGTTCGCGATCTCGTCGAGACGGCGATCCGCATGGTGAAGGCCGAGCGGACGGAGAAGGTGAAGGACCGGGCGGAGGCGCTCGCGAACGAGCGGATCGTCAACATTCTCGTGCCGAGCCCGCAGCGGGAGAAGCCGATGAAAAACCCGCTCGAAATGATTTTCGGCGGCGCGCAGCAGCCGGCGCAGCCGGCGCAGGAGCACGATCCGACGCTGCACGAGCGGCGCGAAACGGTGCGGCGGAAGCTCGCCGACGGGGCGCTCGAGAACGAGATGATCGAGATCGAGATCGAAGAGAACGCGCCGAATATGCTCGACATGCTCGCGGGACAAGGCGGCAACGAGCAAATGGGCATGAACATGCAGGAAATGTTCGGCAGCTTCCTGCCGAAACGGACGAAAAAACGGAAGCTTCCGGTCAAGGAAGCCCGCAAGGTGCTGACGCAGGAAGAAGCGCAAAAGCTGATCGACATGGACGACGTGACGCAGGAGTCGATCCGCCGGGCGGAGCAATCGGGCATCATTTTCATCGACGAGATCGACAAAATCGCAAGCTCCTCGCGCGGCACCGGTCCGGACGTCTCCCGCGAGGGCGTGCAGCGCGACATTCTGCCGATCGTGGAAGGCTCCACGGTCATGACGAAATACGGTCCGGTCAAAACCGATTACGTGCTGTTCATCGCCGCGGGCGCGTTCCACGTCGCGAAGCCGTCCGACCTCATTCCGGAGCTGCAGGGCCGATTCCCGATCCGCGTGGAGCTGAACTCGCTGACGCAAAGCGATTTCGAGCTGATCCTGAAAGAGCCGAAGAACGCGCTGACGAAGCAGTATACAGCGCTGCTGCAAACCGAAGGCATCGAGGTCGAATTTTCGCCGGAGGCGATTTCCGAAATCGCCCGCATCGCGGCGGAAGTGAACCAAAACACCGAAAATATCGGCGCGAGACGCCTTCATACGATTTTAGAGAAGCTGCTGGAGGATTTGAGCTTCGAGGCGCCGGACATCAATCTGGAGCAAATTGTCATTACGCCGGAATACGTGCGAGAAAAGCTCGGCGAGGTGGCGAAAAACCGCGATTTGAGTCAGTACATCCTATAA
- the fliE gene encoding flagellar hook-basal body complex protein FliE, with translation MSIAGLKPFSIATPAAGGSTAQTSSDPGGVGQITGAFANVLEKALQSVDAQEKQVRVLNEQFVTGQISDVHTLVIAAEKAQLGMQLTVQVRNKVIEAYQEIMRTQL, from the coding sequence ATGTCTATTGCTGGATTGAAACCATTTTCCATAGCGACTCCCGCCGCGGGCGGTTCGACCGCCCAAACTTCTTCCGATCCGGGAGGCGTCGGGCAAATTACGGGAGCGTTCGCGAACGTGCTGGAGAAGGCGCTGCAATCGGTGGATGCGCAAGAGAAGCAAGTGCGCGTATTGAACGAGCAATTCGTTACCGGTCAAATTTCCGACGTGCATACCCTTGTCATCGCCGCGGAGAAAGCGCAGCTCGGTATGCAGCTGACCGTTCAAGTTCGCAACAAGGTGATCGAAGCTTACCAAGAGATTATGAGAACGCAGCTGTAA
- the codY gene encoding GTP-sensing pleiotropic transcriptional regulator CodY: MTLLSKTRRLNKLLQKAAGTSVNFMEMGEVLRDIIGANVFVVSRKGKILGCGLARLPQGDELSRYVLEERRFPQEANQWFTSIDETTGNDDEDSPYRNLVERVHELMEDQFVTVVPILGAGDRIGTLVVTRADRPFGEDDLVLAEYGSTIVGMEILRERAEESELEARTKAAVQVAVGSLSFSELEAVEHIFEELGGKEGLLVASKVADRVGITRSVIVNALRKLESAGVIETRSLGMKGTYIKILNDQLVEQIVKSGNH, translated from the coding sequence ATGACATTGTTATCCAAAACGAGGCGTTTGAATAAACTGCTCCAGAAAGCGGCCGGCACTTCCGTTAATTTCATGGAGATGGGCGAGGTGCTCCGGGACATTATCGGCGCCAACGTATTCGTCGTCAGCAGAAAAGGGAAAATATTGGGCTGCGGTCTCGCGCGTCTGCCGCAAGGCGACGAGCTGTCCCGTTACGTCCTCGAGGAACGCCGGTTTCCGCAAGAGGCGAACCAATGGTTCACCAGCATCGACGAGACGACCGGGAACGACGACGAGGACAGCCCGTACCGGAACTTGGTCGAGCGCGTTCACGAGCTGATGGAGGATCAGTTCGTGACGGTCGTGCCGATTCTCGGCGCGGGCGACCGGATCGGCACGCTCGTCGTCACGCGGGCGGATCGTCCGTTCGGCGAGGACGACCTCGTGCTCGCCGAGTACGGGTCGACGATCGTCGGCATGGAAATTTTGCGCGAACGGGCGGAGGAAAGCGAGCTCGAGGCGCGCACGAAAGCGGCCGTTCAGGTGGCGGTCGGTTCGCTCAGCTTCAGCGAGCTGGAGGCGGTCGAGCATATTTTCGAAGAGCTCGGCGGCAAGGAAGGGCTTCTTGTCGCGAGCAAGGTGGCGGATCGTGTCGGCATCACCCGTTCCGTCATCGTGAACGCGCTCCGTAAGCTCGAAAGCGCGGGCGTCATCGAAACGCGTTCGCTCGGGATGAAGGGCACGTACATCAAAATTTTGAACGACCAATTGGTCGAACAAATCGTGAAGAGCGGCAACCACTAA
- a CDS encoding flagellar hook capping FlgD N-terminal domain-containing protein encodes MVSNVQWPTYSSSNPTPERNGQNGSVLGKDQFLKILITQLQNQDPASPMQDREFIAQMAQFSSLEQMMNMTNEIKGLRQSLGIASGMIGLEATWTTYDMDGKPTGTQSGIVDSILIKDGAQYAEIDGKQVPFSDIVAMRQPAEEQAP; translated from the coding sequence ATGGTCAGCAACGTGCAATGGCCGACGTATTCCAGCTCGAACCCGACGCCGGAACGGAACGGCCAAAACGGCAGCGTGCTAGGGAAAGATCAATTTCTTAAAATCCTGATCACGCAGCTGCAGAACCAAGATCCTGCGTCGCCGATGCAGGACCGGGAATTTATCGCGCAAATGGCGCAATTTTCCTCCCTTGAACAAATGATGAACATGACGAACGAGATCAAAGGGCTGCGCCAGTCGCTCGGCATCGCCTCCGGCATGATCGGACTCGAGGCGACCTGGACGACGTACGACATGGACGGGAAGCCGACGGGAACGCAGTCGGGCATCGTCGATTCGATCCTGATCAAGGACGGGGCGCAGTACGCCGAAATCGACGGCAAGCAGGTGCCGTTCTCCGACATCGTCGCCATGCGGCAGCCGGCGGAGGAGCAGGCGCCATGA
- a CDS encoding FliH/SctL family protein, giving the protein MIKSNRYIPLEETRKLEAFAYRPPEAASPEPANDALARAHPAPSEREAQAAADAERLLEDAKQAAEELLRSAAEEAERRLGEASEQIDKWWDERRIEDLRVVEESKRSGYEAGYQEGLKQAEAEIAQRYEGLIQEARGLVTEAHRVKERVIAEAEPFLVELSTSVAKKIIGEHLAVAPEWTLAQVKRTLERRREKGLITLCVAPSQFPKMQDARAELTLSVDSEAELVIVPDATVDEGGCVVRTAFGSIDARIDTQLSELKTALMEIASRGDDEEGSA; this is encoded by the coding sequence GTGATTAAGTCGAATCGGTACATTCCTCTGGAAGAAACCCGAAAGCTGGAAGCCTTCGCTTACCGGCCGCCGGAAGCGGCTTCGCCGGAACCGGCGAACGATGCGCTCGCCCGCGCGCATCCGGCGCCGTCCGAGCGGGAAGCGCAGGCGGCCGCCGACGCGGAGCGGCTGCTCGAAGACGCCAAGCAGGCGGCGGAAGAGCTGCTGCGCAGCGCCGCGGAAGAGGCGGAACGGAGGCTCGGCGAAGCGTCGGAGCAAATCGATAAATGGTGGGACGAGCGAAGGATCGAGGATCTGCGCGTCGTCGAGGAGAGCAAGCGCTCCGGATACGAAGCGGGCTACCAAGAAGGCCTGAAGCAGGCGGAGGCGGAAATCGCGCAGCGGTACGAAGGCCTGATTCAGGAAGCCCGCGGTCTAGTGACGGAAGCGCATCGGGTGAAGGAGCGCGTCATCGCCGAAGCCGAGCCGTTCCTCGTCGAGTTGTCCACGTCGGTCGCGAAGAAAATCATCGGCGAACATCTGGCCGTCGCGCCCGAATGGACGCTTGCGCAGGTCAAGCGGACGCTCGAGCGCCGGCGCGAGAAAGGGCTCATCACGCTGTGCGTCGCGCCGTCCCAGTTCCCGAAGATGCAGGATGCGAGGGCGGAGCTGACGCTGTCCGTCGACTCCGAGGCGGAGCTCGTCATCGTGCCCGACGCGACGGTCGATGAAGGCGGCTGCGTCGTGCGCACCGCGTTCGGCAGCATCGACGCCCGCATCGATACGCAGCTCTCCGAGTTGAAAACGGCGCTCATGGAGATCGCCTCCCGCGGCGACGACGAGGAGGGATCGGCGTGA
- the flgB gene encoding flagellar basal body rod protein FlgB codes for MIERTLDAASLRQAVIANNIANVDTPRFKRSEVQFESLLQQSLTDSPAKVVGRRTDPRHINIGRTSQEIKPKIVVDENSVMNNNLNNVDIDSEMSLMAKNQLRYNALVQQASHEIKLARTAVEGR; via the coding sequence ATGATTGAGCGGACGTTGGACGCGGCCAGCCTCAGGCAGGCAGTCATCGCCAACAATATCGCCAACGTGGATACGCCTCGATTCAAAAGGTCCGAGGTCCAATTCGAGTCGCTGCTTCAGCAATCGTTGACCGATTCGCCGGCGAAGGTTGTCGGCCGCCGTACGGACCCCCGCCACATTAATATCGGCAGAACGTCGCAGGAAATTAAGCCTAAAATCGTCGTCGACGAAAATTCCGTCATGAACAACAACTTGAACAACGTGGATATCGATTCGGAAATGTCGCTCATGGCCAAAAATCAGCTGCGCTACAACGCGTTGGTGCAGCAAGCGTCCCATGAGATCAAGCTCGCGAGAACCGCGGTGGAGGGCAGATAA
- the fliG gene encoding flagellar motor switch protein FliG has protein sequence MAKAQAQQQMLTGRQKAAILLITLGPEVSAQVFKHLRDEEIEQLTLEIANVRKVDNAEKDAIMAEFHQIAVAQEFLTQGGINYAKEILEKALGPSKAMDIINRLTATLQVRPFDFARKADAGQILNFIQNENAQTIALVLSYLHPEQAAIILSSLPQEKQADVAKRIAIMDSTSPEVISQVERVLEQKLSATVTQDYTSAGGIEAIVQILNGVDRGTERTILDSLEIQDPELAEEIKKRMFVFEDIVNLDNRSIQRIIRDIENADLQLALKVASEEVREAIFRNMSKRMADSFKEEMEFMGPVRLRDVEEAQTRIVATVRRLEEAGEIIIARGGGDDIIV, from the coding sequence ATGGCAAAAGCCCAGGCGCAGCAGCAAATGTTGACAGGCAGACAAAAAGCGGCGATTCTGCTCATCACCCTCGGTCCCGAGGTGTCCGCCCAAGTGTTCAAGCATCTGCGAGACGAGGAAATCGAGCAGCTGACGCTGGAAATCGCCAACGTCCGCAAAGTGGATAACGCCGAGAAGGACGCGATCATGGCGGAATTTCACCAGATCGCGGTCGCGCAGGAGTTTCTCACGCAGGGCGGCATCAACTACGCCAAAGAAATTTTGGAGAAGGCGCTCGGCCCGAGCAAGGCGATGGACATCATCAATCGGTTGACGGCGACGCTTCAGGTGCGGCCGTTCGATTTCGCCCGGAAGGCGGACGCCGGTCAAATTCTCAACTTTATCCAAAACGAAAACGCGCAAACGATCGCGCTCGTGCTATCGTACCTTCACCCCGAGCAGGCGGCGATCATTTTGTCGTCGCTGCCGCAGGAGAAGCAAGCGGACGTCGCGAAACGGATCGCGATTATGGACAGCACGTCGCCTGAGGTTATCTCGCAGGTGGAGCGCGTGCTCGAACAGAAGCTGTCGGCGACGGTCACGCAGGATTATACGTCCGCTGGCGGCATCGAAGCGATCGTGCAAATTCTCAACGGCGTCGACCGCGGCACGGAGCGTACCATTCTCGATTCGCTCGAGATTCAGGATCCGGAGCTGGCGGAAGAAATCAAGAAGCGCATGTTCGTCTTCGAAGATATCGTCAATCTCGACAACCGCTCCATTCAGCGGATCATCCGGGATATCGAAAACGCGGATCTGCAGCTCGCGCTCAAGGTTGCGAGCGAAGAGGTGCGGGAAGCGATATTCCGCAACATGTCCAAGCGGATGGCGGATTCTTTCAAAGAAGAAATGGAATTTATGGGTCCCGTCAGACTTCGGGACGTCGAAGAGGCGCAAACGCGCATCGTAGCGACGGTGCGACGACTCGAGGAAGCCGGAGAGATTATTATCGCCCGCGGCGGAGGAGACGATATCATTGTCTAA
- the fliJ gene encoding flagellar export protein FliJ → MKFVYPFQKVLDVKTNEKKEAESRLAEAFGALREAESELREAAGEKERAQTRLAEEALGALAMAEVIASQRYIDYLDERIKAAERKMREAERRVAELRERLTDKSMDEKIWLNAKDKALAEHRKEAERRLQHELDEMATARSRYAY, encoded by the coding sequence ATGAAATTCGTGTACCCGTTCCAAAAGGTGCTCGACGTGAAAACGAACGAGAAAAAGGAAGCGGAGTCGCGGCTCGCCGAGGCGTTCGGCGCGCTGCGCGAAGCGGAGAGCGAGCTGCGAGAAGCGGCGGGAGAGAAGGAACGCGCGCAGACGAGGCTGGCGGAGGAGGCGCTCGGCGCCCTTGCGATGGCGGAAGTGATCGCAAGCCAGCGGTATATCGATTATTTGGACGAGCGCATCAAGGCGGCGGAACGCAAAATGCGCGAAGCGGAACGGCGCGTCGCGGAGCTGCGCGAGCGGCTGACCGACAAATCGATGGACGAAAAAATATGGCTCAACGCCAAGGACAAGGCGCTCGCCGAGCATCGCAAGGAAGCGGAACGCCGCTTGCAGCATGAATTGGACGAGATGGCGACGGCGCGCAGCCGATACGCTTACTAA
- the fliI gene encoding flagellar protein export ATPase FliI yields MNGAFKAPDIEKYVEALRSVDPIRINGKVTQVIGLTVESEGPDVKLGDVCLIHPGKGAPPVKAEVVGFRNNKVILMPLGELTAIGPGCDVVGTGKPLAVKAGHELLGKVLDGLGLPMDGSSLPLRMTEVPANNAPIPPLKRPRVLEPLSVGVRCIDGLLTIGKGQRVGIFAGSGVGKSTLLGMIARNTSADVNVIGLIGERGREVLDFIERDLGPEGLARSVVVVATSDQPALIRMKGALITTAIAEYFRDRGLNVMMMMDSVTRYAMALREVGLAVGEPPATRGYTPSVFASLPKLLERAGTGPKGSITAFYTVLVDGDDMNEPIADAVRGILDGHIVLDRKLANRGHFPAIDVLASVSRVMNEIAPREQIAAGNRLKELLAVYRDAEDLINIGAYKAGSNLEIDKAIDSIQAIHGFTRQATDEKTTLQEAQETLIRQFFGG; encoded by the coding sequence GTGAACGGAGCGTTCAAGGCGCCGGACATCGAGAAGTACGTGGAAGCGCTGCGTTCGGTCGATCCGATCCGGATTAACGGCAAGGTGACGCAGGTGATCGGCCTCACGGTCGAATCCGAGGGTCCCGACGTCAAGCTCGGCGACGTATGCCTCATTCACCCGGGCAAAGGCGCGCCGCCGGTCAAGGCCGAGGTCGTCGGCTTTCGCAACAACAAAGTCATTCTGATGCCGCTTGGCGAACTGACGGCGATCGGACCCGGCTGCGACGTCGTCGGCACCGGCAAGCCGCTCGCCGTCAAGGCGGGGCACGAGCTGCTCGGCAAAGTGCTGGACGGCCTCGGACTGCCGATGGACGGCTCCTCGCTGCCGCTGCGGATGACCGAGGTGCCCGCGAACAACGCGCCGATTCCGCCGCTCAAGCGCCCGCGCGTGCTCGAGCCGCTGTCGGTCGGCGTTCGCTGCATCGACGGGCTGCTCACGATCGGCAAAGGGCAGCGGGTCGGCATCTTCGCCGGGTCCGGCGTCGGCAAGTCGACGCTGCTCGGCATGATCGCCCGCAACACGTCGGCGGACGTCAACGTGATCGGGCTGATCGGCGAGCGCGGACGCGAAGTGCTCGATTTCATCGAACGCGACCTCGGCCCGGAAGGGCTCGCGAGATCGGTCGTCGTCGTCGCGACGAGCGATCAACCGGCGCTGATCCGGATGAAGGGCGCGCTCATCACGACCGCGATCGCGGAATATTTCCGGGACCGCGGGCTGAACGTGATGATGATGATGGACTCCGTTACGCGGTACGCGATGGCGCTCCGCGAAGTCGGCCTCGCCGTCGGCGAGCCGCCGGCGACCCGAGGGTATACGCCCTCGGTGTTCGCCAGCCTGCCGAAGCTGCTCGAGCGCGCCGGGACCGGGCCGAAAGGTTCGATCACCGCGTTCTACACGGTGCTGGTCGACGGCGACGACATGAACGAGCCGATCGCCGACGCGGTGCGCGGCATCCTGGACGGCCATATCGTCCTGGACCGCAAGCTCGCGAACCGGGGGCATTTCCCGGCGATCGACGTGCTCGCCAGCGTCTCCCGCGTCATGAACGAAATCGCCCCGCGGGAGCAGATCGCCGCCGGCAATCGGCTGAAGGAACTGCTCGCCGTGTACCGGGACGCGGAGGATTTGATCAATATTGGCGCTTATAAAGCGGGATCGAACCTCGAGATCGATAAAGCGATCGACTCGATCCAAGCGATACACGGCTTTACGAGGCAGGCGACGGACGAGAAGACGACGCTGCAGGAAGCGCAGGAGACTTTGATTCGACAGTTCTTCGGAGGTTGA
- the fliF gene encoding flagellar basal-body MS-ring/collar protein FliF, translating into MNETLARYRESLLRFWGQYTNKQRFLFVGAFVLSVATIALLVFQFSKTEYSVAFTDLNPTDAANVKGYLESNAIPYKLSVDGRTIGVPSTMVSSVKIDVASQGLVTNGAIGYEIFRENMNSWSMTDSQFDVLNADARSGEIQRLINQISGVSSSEVLINVPKQSVFLNPDGAGQQSTASVVVNFTPGFPPDQAKIDTIYNLVARSVPNLSIDNITISDQNGELLPSSRLGGGMGASTGQIEQQLRLKKQFELDLQRNIMSFLAPLLGEDDVIVSVFSTLNFDQKKSSANRVEPVNAEDGTGIIVSRQASEESVTSTGGETGGTVGTGETDVPSYPGSSVQGSMESEKSDIIENFDFNRISEEIVSSPYVVKDLSISVGINSTDDPETVAQVEQLLTSIVGASLANSGQTLSEEQLASKVSVISRSFNGAAVTAETTDNQMLLYAAAGAAVAAVVAAGAFAVVRRRKAKAEALAQAEIELAAAETQQPEQVLDIEQVGNDNQIRKQLEHLAKRKPEEFTNLLRTWLADE; encoded by the coding sequence GTGAACGAAACGCTCGCCCGGTACCGCGAATCGCTACTTCGGTTCTGGGGTCAATATACGAACAAACAGCGATTCTTGTTTGTCGGCGCCTTCGTGTTAAGCGTCGCGACGATCGCTCTGCTCGTCTTTCAGTTTTCCAAAACGGAGTATTCCGTCGCCTTCACGGATTTGAATCCGACGGACGCCGCGAACGTGAAGGGGTATTTGGAATCGAACGCCATCCCGTACAAGCTTAGCGTGGACGGTCGAACGATCGGCGTGCCCAGCACGATGGTGTCCTCGGTGAAAATCGACGTCGCCTCCCAAGGTCTCGTGACGAACGGGGCGATCGGCTACGAAATTTTCCGTGAAAACATGAACAGTTGGAGCATGACGGACTCGCAGTTCGACGTGCTGAACGCCGACGCGAGATCGGGAGAAATCCAACGCTTGATCAATCAAATCAGCGGCGTCAGCAGCTCCGAGGTGCTCATCAACGTCCCGAAACAAAGCGTATTTTTGAATCCGGACGGAGCGGGACAGCAGTCCACCGCTTCGGTCGTCGTCAATTTCACGCCGGGGTTTCCGCCGGATCAAGCGAAGATCGACACGATTTACAACTTGGTCGCGCGCAGCGTGCCGAACTTGTCGATCGACAACATCACGATTTCCGACCAGAACGGCGAGCTGCTGCCGTCCTCGCGGCTCGGAGGAGGCATGGGCGCCTCGACCGGCCAAATCGAACAGCAGCTTCGGCTTAAGAAGCAATTCGAGCTCGATTTACAGCGCAATATCATGAGCTTCCTTGCGCCGCTGCTCGGGGAAGACGACGTCATCGTCAGCGTGTTCTCCACGCTCAACTTCGACCAGAAAAAGAGCTCGGCGAACCGCGTCGAGCCGGTCAACGCGGAAGACGGCACCGGCATCATCGTTTCGCGCCAAGCGAGCGAAGAGTCGGTGACGAGCACAGGCGGCGAAACCGGCGGCACGGTCGGCACCGGAGAGACGGACGTTCCGAGCTATCCGGGCTCGTCGGTACAGGGCAGCATGGAGTCGGAGAAAAGCGATATCATCGAAAATTTCGATTTTAACCGCATATCGGAAGAAATCGTTTCGAGTCCTTACGTAGTGAAGGACCTCAGCATTTCCGTCGGCATCAACTCGACGGACGATCCGGAGACGGTCGCCCAGGTGGAACAGCTGCTTACGAGCATCGTCGGGGCGTCGCTTGCGAACTCCGGGCAGACGCTCAGCGAGGAGCAATTGGCTTCCAAGGTGTCGGTCATTTCCCGCTCGTTCAACGGCGCAGCCGTAACGGCGGAAACGACGGACAACCAAATGCTGCTGTACGCGGCTGCGGGCGCCGCCGTCGCGGCCGTCGTCGCGGCCGGCGCATTCGCCGTGGTACGCCGTCGGAAGGCGAAAGCGGAGGCGCTCGCGCAGGCCGAGATCGAGCTTGCGGCGGCGGAGACGCAGCAGCCGGAGCAGGTGCTCGACATCGAACAGGTCGGCAACGACAACCAAATTCGGAAGCAGCTCGAGCATTTGGCGAAACGAAAGCCAGAGGAATTCACGAATTTGCTGCGTACATGGCTGGCGGATGAATAA
- the flgC gene encoding flagellar basal body rod protein FlgC: protein MRLTNGFDISSSALTAQRLRMDVIASNIANAETTRGKFVDGRWVPYTRKLVVMEPKGQVSFKDVLEGTMRDGASQGVKVTRIYDDPAPYKQVYNPTHPDADANGFVLMPNVDVLKEMVDMISATRSYEANVTALNASKSFITKALEIGR from the coding sequence ATGCGATTAACGAACGGATTCGACATTAGCTCCTCGGCATTAACGGCGCAGCGCCTTCGGATGGACGTCATCGCCTCGAACATCGCCAACGCGGAGACGACGCGGGGCAAATTCGTGGACGGCCGCTGGGTGCCCTACACGCGCAAGCTCGTCGTCATGGAGCCGAAGGGGCAAGTGTCCTTCAAAGACGTGCTCGAGGGTACGATGCGCGACGGCGCGAGCCAAGGGGTGAAAGTGACCCGCATTTATGACGACCCGGCGCCTTACAAACAAGTATACAACCCGACGCATCCCGACGCGGACGCGAACGGCTTCGTGCTGATGCCGAACGTCGACGTACTGAAGGAGATGGTGGACATGATTTCCGCCACGCGTTCGTACGAAGCGAACGTAACAGCGCTTAACGCATCGAAATCGTTCATCACGAAAGCTCTAGAGATCGGAAGATAA
- a CDS encoding flagellar hook-length control protein FliK, giving the protein MMNGVQTAIAGASVQTTAVAAISGGGAAGTGAPAESSGFAALIASLLGGSAMPAEGREAAMLGWLAGAALPEGAQTEAAEEDQTALDALLAEMSAWIASLTAEQQQQLANQPEVSEWMALANAELAMSALLEDVAPTGLNAATAQAGENGAAGAQPIAELWGRLAKALEADPNQPHLLAAAKQAPLVLAQAASLLAAVDAGAENAADGSAERGAAETRGGSAAGMKPAAGALAELLAKANGSVEAPKSEGARNANARWSHLSAMQAKVSLVRVTAVEAASTAAVGAADAAAHGADTAGAASQGEPILTSSAWDALKANATDAQPRAEAAAPRMTLPEATEQLKEWMLRQSSGGGDFKAETILKLKPEHLGEVQVKLTMQNGQLAATITTESAMAKDALESNLSALRLNLQSQGVTVERLVVSQQQPNGQPSGFEQEGRREQQAGREPNRDGRSREEQDAEDWAEVLSVTANLNAANLDVIGNSFRAEA; this is encoded by the coding sequence ATGATGAATGGTGTGCAAACGGCAATAGCGGGCGCTTCGGTGCAAACGACGGCGGTTGCGGCGATTTCCGGCGGCGGCGCCGCGGGAACGGGCGCGCCGGCGGAAAGCTCGGGCTTCGCGGCGCTGATCGCAAGCCTGCTCGGCGGTTCGGCGATGCCGGCGGAAGGGCGGGAAGCGGCGATGCTCGGATGGCTCGCGGGCGCGGCGCTGCCGGAAGGCGCGCAGACCGAAGCGGCGGAAGAAGATCAGACCGCGCTGGACGCGCTGCTGGCGGAAATGTCCGCTTGGATCGCGTCGCTGACGGCCGAACAGCAGCAGCAGCTTGCGAACCAGCCGGAAGTGTCCGAATGGATGGCGCTCGCGAACGCGGAGCTTGCGATGTCCGCGCTGCTCGAAGACGTCGCTCCGACCGGTTTGAACGCGGCGACGGCGCAGGCGGGCGAGAACGGCGCTGCGGGCGCGCAGCCGATCGCGGAGCTGTGGGGCCGGCTGGCGAAAGCGCTGGAAGCCGATCCGAATCAACCGCATTTGCTCGCGGCCGCAAAACAGGCGCCGCTCGTGCTGGCGCAAGCGGCGAGCTTGCTCGCGGCGGTCGACGCCGGAGCCGAGAACGCGGCGGACGGATCCGCGGAGCGCGGAGCGGCGGAGACGCGCGGCGGCAGCGCGGCGGGCATGAAGCCTGCGGCAGGGGCGCTGGCGGAGCTGCTCGCGAAGGCGAACGGCAGCGTGGAAGCGCCGAAGTCGGAAGGCGCCCGGAACGCGAACGCGCGCTGGTCGCATTTGTCTGCGATGCAGGCGAAAGTATCGCTCGTCCGCGTAACAGCGGTCGAAGCGGCGTCGACGGCGGCGGTCGGAGCGGCGGATGCCGCGGCCCATGGAGCGGATACCGCGGGAGCGGCGTCTCAAGGCGAGCCGATACTGACATCGTCCGCGTGGGACGCGTTGAAAGCGAACGCGACGGACGCGCAGCCGAGAGCGGAGGCGGCGGCGCCTCGCATGACGCTTCCGGAAGCGACGGAGCAGCTGAAGGAGTGGATGCTGCGCCAATCGTCGGGCGGCGGCGATTTCAAAGCCGAGACGATTTTGAAGCTGAAGCCGGAGCATCTCGGCGAGGTGCAGGTGAAGCTGACGATGCAGAACGGTCAGCTGGCCGCGACGATTACGACGGAATCTGCGATGGCGAAAGACGCGCTGGAATCGAATTTGTCGGCGCTGCGCTTAAATCTGCAATCCCAAGGCGTGACGGTCGAACGTCTCGTCGTATCTCAACAACAGCCTAACGGTCAGCCTTCCGGCTTCGAGCAGGAAGGACGGAGAGAACAGCAAGCCGGACGCGAACCGAATCGAGACGGTCGTTCCCGCGAGGAGCAGGATGCCGAAGATTGGGCGGAAGTCCTTTCCGTAACGGCGAATCTGAACGCGGCGAATTTGGACGTCATCGGCAATTCGTTCCGGGCCGAGGCGTAA